The following are encoded in a window of Brevibacillus sp. DP1.3A genomic DNA:
- the secF gene encoding protein translocase subunit SecF encodes MSYRALEYADKYNIVKNRKKFFVISWIILALGLLSMFTLGLNLGVDFKAGTRLDMYIGKEFSTTDIDAIVREKLPETSFSDVTAYGEKQAFTRFEETIPPEKLAEIEQALIAKYGDQVTKQESTVDPIIAQELVRNAGFAILFAALGIAIYVAFRFQFLIGVACAIALLHDVFIPIALFSVFRLEVDLTFIAAILTIVGYSLNDTIVIFDRIRENERVMKTKTIEDLEHLVNVSLWQTMRRSVFTVVTVLATAVAIVFLGSEGIRNFSLVLIFGLLSGSYSSIFIAAQIWVSLKKREMNKKRFSTAPNES; translated from the coding sequence GTGAGTTATAGAGCACTAGAGTACGCTGATAAGTACAACATTGTAAAAAACCGTAAGAAGTTTTTTGTGATTTCATGGATTATTCTTGCGTTGGGCCTGTTGTCCATGTTCACTCTTGGGTTGAATCTCGGGGTTGATTTTAAAGCAGGTACACGTCTGGATATGTATATCGGGAAAGAGTTCTCGACGACTGATATTGATGCGATCGTCCGGGAAAAGCTACCAGAGACATCTTTTTCTGATGTGACAGCATATGGGGAAAAACAGGCTTTTACACGCTTTGAAGAAACCATTCCACCGGAAAAGCTGGCGGAGATTGAACAGGCATTGATAGCCAAGTATGGTGATCAGGTAACCAAGCAAGAGTCTACAGTTGATCCGATTATTGCACAAGAATTGGTACGCAATGCGGGTTTTGCAATTTTGTTCGCTGCACTTGGGATTGCCATCTACGTAGCGTTCCGCTTCCAGTTCTTGATCGGGGTCGCGTGTGCGATTGCTCTCCTGCATGACGTATTTATCCCGATTGCGTTGTTTTCCGTGTTTCGACTCGAGGTTGACTTGACCTTTATCGCAGCGATCTTGACGATTGTTGGTTATTCGTTGAACGATACGATTGTTATTTTTGACCGTATCCGTGAAAATGAACGCGTGATGAAGACCAAGACAATTGAAGACCTGGAACACCTGGTAAACGTGAGCTTGTGGCAGACAATGCGCCGCTCTGTCTTTACCGTGGTAACCGTTTTGGCGACAGCCGTTGCGATTGTGTTCTTGGGAAGCGAAGGGATTCGCAACTTCTCCCTCGTACTGATTTTCGGATTGCTCAGTGGTTCCTACTCTTCGATCTTTATCGCTGCGCAAATCTGGGTCTCTTTGAAAAAGAGAGAAATGAACAAGAAGCGCTTTTCAACAGCTCCAAACGAAAGCTAA
- the secD gene encoding protein translocase subunit SecD — MIKWSRLVLFLVVVGLLGGLFTTTGQVASNITLGLDLKGGFEILYQVEPLNEGQKVDTTLLAATAQMVEKRVNIGGVTEPEVNVELPDRIRVRIASHDADQEKLRELIGKPAVLTFRDVEGKVMMKGSDLAPGGAAVGYDELKRPLVTVKFKEPKLLEDVTRANLGKPMGIFLDETMQTSPTIQSVISGGSAQITGDYTQESAQELADLLNSGAMPAKLIEKQVTSVGATLGAMSLEKTLYAGYIGGAFILIFMLVVYRLPGLVANITLVAFIYLSLLFLDWMDATLTLPGIAGFILGIGMAVDANIITYERIQEEIRSGKTILSAFRAGERRSLVTILDAQVTAMIAAVVLYFFGTSSIQGFAIISMLTTIVSIFTNVFASRFLLGLLIRTNLFKKPSWFGVKESEIGEL, encoded by the coding sequence ATGATTAAATGGAGCAGGCTTGTATTGTTCCTGGTTGTGGTGGGCTTGTTGGGCGGTCTGTTTACCACGACTGGACAAGTAGCAAGCAATATCACACTAGGATTGGATTTGAAGGGCGGCTTTGAAATTTTGTACCAGGTAGAGCCCTTGAATGAAGGACAAAAGGTCGATACAACATTATTGGCTGCAACAGCGCAAATGGTTGAAAAACGGGTGAATATCGGTGGCGTTACTGAACCAGAGGTAAACGTCGAGCTGCCGGACCGAATCCGTGTGAGGATTGCCTCCCATGATGCTGATCAGGAAAAGCTTCGCGAGTTGATCGGCAAGCCAGCCGTACTTACGTTCCGTGACGTAGAAGGCAAGGTAATGATGAAAGGTAGCGATTTGGCTCCGGGTGGAGCAGCAGTCGGTTACGACGAACTGAAAAGACCGTTGGTTACCGTCAAATTTAAAGAACCGAAACTTCTAGAAGACGTGACTCGTGCAAATCTTGGTAAGCCAATGGGAATCTTCCTAGATGAAACCATGCAGACCAGTCCGACGATTCAGTCTGTCATTTCCGGTGGTAGTGCACAAATTACCGGTGACTATACGCAAGAATCGGCTCAAGAATTGGCTGACTTACTTAACTCCGGTGCGATGCCGGCGAAACTGATTGAGAAACAGGTAACATCTGTAGGCGCTACACTTGGTGCGATGTCCTTGGAGAAAACCTTGTATGCAGGATATATAGGTGGAGCATTTATCCTTATATTCATGTTGGTGGTTTATCGTTTGCCAGGGCTGGTCGCCAATATTACACTGGTAGCTTTCATCTATCTCTCCTTGCTATTCCTTGATTGGATGGATGCGACGCTTACACTGCCAGGGATTGCCGGTTTCATTTTGGGAATCGGGATGGCCGTGGACGCGAATATTATTACCTACGAACGTATTCAGGAAGAGATTCGTTCCGGTAAGACGATTCTATCTGCATTCCGTGCAGGTGAACGACGTTCCTTGGTCACCATTTTGGATGCACAGGTTACGGCTATGATCGCAGCTGTGGTATTGTATTTCTTCGGGACTAGCTCTATCCAGGGCTTTGCGATTATCTCGATGCTGACAACGATCGTAAGTATTTTTACAAACGTTTTTGCCTCTCGTTTCCTCCTCGGCTTGTTGATCCGTACGAACCTATTCAAGAAGCCGTCTTGGTTCGGGGTAAAGGAGAGTGAAATTGGTGAGTTATAG
- a CDS encoding post-transcriptional regulator — protein MDQAQKQEWYGQVASLCVSKAEEFALLGYDNVAAEDVWECVTNGYKEMPPIHQLVNDILSLKPNKYMNYLMIQMYKNS, from the coding sequence ATGGACCAAGCGCAAAAACAGGAATGGTATGGGCAAGTCGCAAGTCTTTGTGTAAGCAAGGCAGAGGAATTTGCTCTTTTGGGGTACGACAATGTGGCAGCTGAGGACGTTTGGGAATGTGTCACGAACGGCTACAAAGAAATGCCGCCGATACACCAGCTTGTCAACGACATTTTGTCATTGAAGCCAAACAAGTATATGAATTACCTCATGATTCAAATGTACAAAAATTCTTAG
- the spoVB gene encoding stage V sporulation protein B — protein MKQSFFYGTVILIIAGGITKVFGFAHRIVLSRIIGAEGMGLYQMVVPLLYFLITVTTFGLPVAIAKKVAETEAANNPRLTRRFLLVALSVTGGISLVICVLLLLFSQWIAGMLFADPRAHIVLLAAIPVIPISGISLVLRGYFQGKQNMIPTAVSQLVEQVVRMALVVVMTMSFLSAGIEYATAGAVASIIFGEAAGLLYILWQYRKGSKKAAAQLLDKPLLMTVSASKKSLSQLIHVALPVTLSRIIGSIAYVLEPMLVPYALVIAGFTTSTATGLYGQFAGMAVPLLLFPTFLTYSLSVSLVPAVAEAAYQKNAPLVHRRIYQAMRITLVIGAPCTVLLTIFAEPLCVLLYGNEYREVGVLLKELAPFSVFLFFQAPLAAALQGLDYAQVVFRNTLISAIIKTVAMFFFTAHPAFGIHGAVIALNIGITLGTLLHFASLIKKIGFTVDLREFSKIAIAMLLMGYSGSYIAKHWFMDVSIGQLLTASTFISTLLYFVLLVAMRVLGKQDVRRIPWIGEQLAVFFPRR, from the coding sequence ATGAAACAATCCTTCTTTTACGGAACGGTCATCCTCATTATTGCTGGTGGCATTACCAAAGTGTTTGGCTTTGCTCACAGGATCGTGTTGTCGCGCATTATCGGAGCGGAAGGAATGGGGCTTTATCAGATGGTTGTGCCCCTTTTATACTTTCTGATTACTGTGACGACATTCGGACTTCCGGTTGCCATTGCAAAGAAAGTGGCAGAGACGGAAGCGGCTAATAATCCGCGACTGACTCGCCGGTTTCTGTTAGTAGCCTTGTCGGTCACAGGCGGGATTAGCCTCGTCATCTGTGTCCTGCTCCTCTTGTTCTCCCAATGGATTGCAGGAATGCTATTCGCGGACCCTCGTGCACACATTGTACTGCTTGCGGCCATACCGGTCATCCCGATTTCCGGTATTTCTCTTGTCCTGCGAGGATACTTCCAAGGCAAGCAAAACATGATCCCTACTGCGGTCTCTCAGCTTGTGGAGCAAGTCGTCCGCATGGCACTGGTCGTTGTCATGACGATGTCATTTCTTTCGGCAGGCATTGAGTACGCCACAGCAGGTGCTGTCGCCAGCATTATTTTTGGAGAAGCCGCCGGACTCTTGTACATTCTCTGGCAGTATCGCAAAGGCAGCAAAAAAGCAGCAGCTCAGCTTCTGGATAAGCCCCTGCTCATGACGGTTTCAGCTAGCAAAAAGAGCTTGTCGCAACTCATCCACGTCGCACTCCCTGTAACGCTAAGTCGCATCATCGGCTCCATTGCTTACGTGCTAGAGCCTATGCTCGTACCGTACGCGCTCGTCATTGCTGGTTTTACCACCTCGACGGCTACTGGTTTGTACGGACAATTTGCCGGGATGGCCGTTCCTTTGTTGCTTTTTCCCACTTTTTTAACGTATTCCTTGTCCGTTTCCCTCGTTCCTGCCGTGGCGGAAGCGGCCTATCAAAAAAATGCTCCACTCGTGCATCGCCGCATTTATCAAGCCATGCGGATTACACTCGTCATCGGAGCACCTTGTACCGTCTTGCTCACCATTTTTGCAGAACCTTTATGTGTCCTGCTCTACGGCAATGAGTATCGGGAGGTTGGCGTGCTGCTAAAAGAGCTGGCACCGTTCTCCGTCTTCCTGTTTTTCCAAGCACCGCTTGCAGCCGCCTTGCAAGGCCTCGATTACGCCCAGGTCGTCTTTCGAAATACGTTGATCAGTGCCATCATCAAAACTGTCGCCATGTTTTTTTTCACGGCACATCCAGCATTCGGCATTCATGGCGCTGTCATTGCTCTTAATATCGGCATTACACTTGGAACATTATTGCATTTTGCTAGCCTGATCAAAAAAATTGGTTTTACGGTCGACCTTCGGGAATTCAGCAAAATCGCGATCGCCATGCTACTCATGGGTTATTCCGGTTCCTACATTGCCAAGCATTGGTTTATGGACGTATCGATTGGACAGCTATTGACTGCAAGCACCTTCATTAGCACCTTGCTGTACTTTGTCCTACTCGTCGCCATGCGCGTTTTGGGCAAGCAAGACGTGCGTCGCATTCCGTGGATTGGCGAACAACTCGCCGTGTTCTTCCCTCGCCGCTAG
- a CDS encoding DUF421 domain-containing protein, whose translation MDNLTMVLLRTLFSYFFLLILVRLMGKRELGKLSVFDVVISIMLAEMAALAIEDVDKPALRFYLPMLLIALLEVAFAYLSLKSKKFRDTVDGSADLIIENGQIREQAMRRNRLNMDDLMVHLRQKDVKNIADVEFALLEPTGQMSVFLKEQKEKVTREDLSLMKKPQVGPVSYKGLPIPLILDGKVRTEALNKIGQNQLWLKREIRKYGIKDIREVSFCSIDERGIMYLDKKDKPLQ comes from the coding sequence GTGGATAATCTTACAATGGTGTTACTTCGCACCCTTTTCTCGTATTTTTTCCTCCTGATCTTAGTACGGTTGATGGGAAAGCGGGAATTGGGAAAGCTGTCCGTTTTTGATGTAGTCATCTCGATCATGCTTGCAGAAATGGCTGCATTAGCGATTGAGGATGTCGATAAGCCTGCTCTTCGATTTTATTTGCCGATGCTGTTAATTGCCTTATTGGAAGTCGCCTTCGCTTATCTGTCATTAAAGAGCAAGAAATTCCGCGATACAGTGGACGGCTCTGCCGATTTGATTATAGAAAATGGGCAAATCAGGGAGCAGGCGATGCGTCGCAATCGCTTGAACATGGATGATTTGATGGTACATCTACGGCAAAAAGACGTAAAAAACATTGCCGATGTTGAATTTGCGTTGTTGGAGCCAACCGGACAGATGAGTGTGTTTTTAAAGGAGCAAAAAGAAAAGGTTACGAGGGAAGATTTATCGTTGATGAAGAAGCCACAAGTCGGTCCTGTCTCGTACAAAGGTCTGCCCATCCCTCTGATTCTCGATGGCAAAGTGAGAACGGAGGCACTGAACAAGATCGGACAAAACCAGCTTTGGCTGAAACGAGAAATCCGCAAATACGGAATCAAAGACATTCGAGAAGTTTCTTTTTGCAGCATTGACGAACGTGGCATCATGTATTTGGACAAAAAAGACAAGCCGCTGCAATAA
- the corA gene encoding magnesium/cobalt transporter CorA: MIKTYFYNHSEQKMFHDVDLATKDQWLKSPEDLLWIDLYDVGNNELPYIAKIFDFHPLAIEDCLHVSPRAKVDKYDDYYFFVFHALRYNEESDDEITTVELNVFLGPNYIVTIHKSPMNTIGRIAAMCHRNISYLNRGPDYLLYAIVDGITDEYFPIIDRISVRIDELEDEIYEHQMEEITEEFLALKRTIILIRRVIMPQKRIFANVNGRYSFDISEENVPFYTDLTDHLERISDSTETFRDLVNGALDTYYTIISAKTTETMRVLTIISTIILPLTFITGLFGMNTFAWLGEEAEPYMLIVALVIMLAMTFTMLHIFRKRKWL, encoded by the coding sequence TTGATCAAAACGTACTTTTATAACCACTCTGAACAGAAGATGTTTCACGATGTTGATCTGGCAACGAAGGATCAATGGCTGAAATCACCAGAGGATCTACTCTGGATCGATCTGTATGATGTGGGAAACAATGAACTGCCCTATATTGCCAAGATTTTCGACTTTCACCCGCTGGCAATTGAGGACTGCCTGCACGTCAGTCCACGTGCCAAGGTAGACAAGTACGATGACTACTATTTCTTCGTTTTTCACGCCCTGCGTTACAATGAAGAAAGCGATGACGAGATCACAACGGTAGAACTGAACGTTTTTCTCGGTCCTAACTACATCGTGACGATCCACAAGTCTCCGATGAATACCATCGGTCGGATCGCTGCCATGTGTCACCGCAACATTTCTTACTTGAACAGAGGTCCTGACTATTTGCTGTATGCCATTGTAGACGGGATTACCGATGAATATTTTCCCATTATTGATCGGATTAGTGTGCGGATTGACGAGTTGGAGGACGAGATTTATGAACATCAGATGGAGGAAATTACCGAAGAGTTCCTGGCGTTGAAGCGAACGATTATTTTAATCAGGCGTGTGATCATGCCACAAAAAAGAATTTTCGCGAACGTCAACGGCCGTTACTCCTTCGATATTTCCGAGGAAAACGTTCCGTTCTACACCGACCTAACAGACCACTTGGAGCGGATTTCGGATTCAACGGAAACCTTCCGTGATCTGGTTAACGGTGCGTTGGATACGTACTACACCATCATTAGCGCCAAAACAACGGAGACGATGCGGGTTCTTACGATCATCTCTACGATCATCCTTCCGTTGACATTTATCACCGGACTATTCGGGATGAATACTTTTGCATGGCTGGGTGAAGAAGCCGAACCGTATATGCTGATCGTGGCACTCGTGATTATGCTAGCCATGACGTTTACTATGCTTCACATTTTCCGCAAGCGAAAGTGGCTGTAA
- a CDS encoding TIGR04086 family membrane protein, with the protein MRSASTSVLTGLLYTTCLVLIGALLATLLLSFTSIREGTLPYFTYVINAIALLIGGFVTGRRCGGRGWYYGGLTGLTYFLFILLIGFLGFNAPMQWGAFLFLFGAFGVAALGGILGVNSANSNNKHKGGKPKVIKPRR; encoded by the coding sequence GTGCGAAGTGCATCTACCTCAGTACTGACAGGTCTATTGTATACGACATGTCTCGTTTTAATTGGAGCTTTGCTCGCGACCTTGCTCCTTAGCTTCACCTCGATACGGGAAGGCACACTGCCCTATTTTACGTACGTGATCAATGCCATCGCCCTCTTGATCGGGGGATTCGTTACTGGACGTCGGTGCGGCGGCAGGGGCTGGTACTACGGCGGACTTACCGGACTCACTTACTTCCTTTTCATCCTCTTAATCGGCTTCCTCGGCTTTAACGCCCCGATGCAATGGGGGGCCTTCCTGTTCTTGTTCGGCGCTTTTGGAGTGGCTGCCTTAGGTGGGATTCTCGGCGTGAATTCGGCCAATTCCAACAACAAGCATAAAGGCGGTAAACCTAAAGTTATCAAGCCTCGCCGCTAA
- the yajC gene encoding preprotein translocase subunit YajC has product MDGLTQFLPIIIMFAIFYFLLIRPQQKKAKQRNAMLAAIKKGDKIVTIGGVHGTIQDLSDDTITLRIAHNVNVTFDRGAINSVVSSSNEPAKSEPAKSEETKEESK; this is encoded by the coding sequence ATGGATGGCTTAACTCAGTTTTTACCGATTATCATCATGTTTGCGATTTTTTACTTCTTGCTGATTCGTCCGCAACAAAAGAAGGCAAAACAACGCAACGCTATGCTTGCAGCTATTAAAAAAGGCGACAAGATCGTAACAATCGGTGGAGTGCATGGAACGATCCAAGACCTGTCTGATGATACTATCACTTTGCGTATTGCTCACAACGTAAACGTTACGTTCGATCGTGGTGCGATCAACAGCGTGGTTTCTTCCAGCAACGAACCAGCAAAGAGTGAACCAGCGAAGAGCGAAGAAACAAAAGAAGAATCCAAATAA
- the tgt gene encoding tRNA guanosine(34) transglycosylase Tgt, producing MAVRYELIKTCKQTGARLGKLHTPHGTIDTPVFMPVGTQATVKTMSPEELKALGAGIILSNTYHLFLRPGHEIVREAGGLHGFMNWDRAILTDSGGFQVFSLSNLRKITEEGVSFRSHLNGEKLFIGPEEATQIQNALGADIFMAFDECAPYPAEYDYVKKSMERTTRWAERCLKAHTRPNEQALFGIVQGGMFNDLRAQSARDLVSMDFPGYAIGGLSVGEPFPLMYEVLEHTVPLLPTSKARYLMGVGSPDALIEGAIRGIDMFDCVLPTRIARNGTCMTSQGRLVIRNAKYARDFTPLDPNCDCYTCKNYTRAYIRHLVKSEETFGIRLTTYHNLHFLVKLMEQVRQAIAEDRLQDFRDQFFAQYGLGEDRSF from the coding sequence TTGGCTGTACGCTACGAGTTAATCAAAACATGCAAACAAACTGGTGCACGTCTCGGTAAGTTACATACCCCTCATGGGACGATTGACACCCCTGTCTTTATGCCTGTCGGTACACAAGCGACAGTAAAGACGATGAGCCCGGAGGAGTTAAAAGCGTTAGGCGCGGGCATCATCCTCAGTAATACGTACCATTTGTTTCTACGTCCAGGGCATGAAATTGTTCGTGAGGCAGGTGGACTGCACGGCTTTATGAATTGGGACCGTGCGATTCTGACTGATTCCGGCGGTTTTCAAGTATTTAGCCTTAGTAACCTCCGCAAGATCACGGAGGAAGGAGTATCCTTCCGTTCCCACCTAAACGGCGAAAAGCTGTTTATTGGTCCTGAAGAGGCTACACAGATTCAAAACGCGTTGGGTGCCGATATTTTCATGGCATTCGATGAATGTGCTCCTTATCCTGCGGAGTACGATTACGTAAAAAAATCAATGGAGCGAACAACCCGCTGGGCAGAGCGTTGCCTGAAGGCGCATACTCGTCCAAACGAACAAGCGTTGTTTGGAATCGTTCAGGGTGGCATGTTCAACGATTTGCGCGCACAAAGTGCACGCGATCTCGTTTCCATGGATTTCCCAGGATACGCGATCGGTGGTTTGAGCGTGGGAGAACCGTTTCCTTTGATGTATGAAGTGCTGGAGCATACCGTTCCATTGCTTCCGACAAGCAAAGCCCGCTATTTGATGGGGGTTGGTTCACCTGATGCTCTTATCGAGGGAGCGATCCGCGGCATCGACATGTTTGATTGTGTGTTGCCGACAAGAATTGCCCGCAATGGGACATGCATGACAAGCCAGGGAAGACTGGTCATCCGCAATGCAAAATACGCGCGCGACTTTACCCCGCTTGATCCAAATTGCGATTGCTACACCTGCAAAAATTACACACGTGCTTACATCCGACATCTGGTCAAGTCGGAGGAAACTTTTGGTATCCGATTAACTACCTACCATAACCTGCACTTCTTGGTGAAGTTAATGGAACAGGTGCGTCAGGCGATTGCCGAAGACCGCTTGCAAGATTTCCGCGACCAGTTTTTCGCTCAATATGGTTTGGGTGAAGATAGATCTTTTTAA